The Apium graveolens cultivar Ventura chromosome 11, ASM990537v1, whole genome shotgun sequence genome has a window encoding:
- the LOC141696351 gene encoding uncharacterized protein LOC141696351: MAMETEFEFYEFKNRFALYDPASYFDENISDQHFNLYHTIDRTLFYRLVRKLGRNVDESMFVVAFLIWLERICYSKNAVHKVISWPFHLINQLANEIAGFFMWMENKDVGQELFDPRLLQMLCSREINVLYFREKRSKVNESVRNIVSEVCVRAFRDILTSDSQFVDVHGDRMWFGCNTNPVFVPRPPLYHNVVGRFPQPGLGANLGPRNYMGHVRNVLENPDADLSEIFGGMQVVDGCEDEPHVAPEDRTIFLTFSKGYYLPESEIREFFTRIFGDFIEVIYMQDVSSDEQPLYARMICRSSSIIPHIAPPGIKTKYSIYGKQVWAKKYIKRSGESTSDD, from the exons ATGGCAATGGAGACTGAGTTTGAATTCTATGAATTTAAGAATAGGTTTGCCTTGTACGATCCAGCTTCGTATTTCGATGAAAATATTAGCGACCAGCATTTTAATCTTTACCATACCATCGACCGGACACTTTTTTATAGGCTAGTCCGTAAACTTGGTCGTAACGTTGATGAATCTATGTTTGTGGTGGCATTCTTAATCTGGCTGGAAAGAATCTGTTATAGCAAGAATGCTGTCCACAAAGTAATTTCTTGGCCATTTCATTTGATTAACCAACTTGCAAATGAGATAGCTGGTTTTTTTATGTGGATGGAGAACAAGGACGTAGGTCAAGAGTTGTTTGATCCTCGTTTGCTTCAGATGTTATGCTCTCGTGAAATCAACGTGCTCTACTTTCGGGAGAAACGGAGTAAGGTCAATGAGAGTGTCAGGAATATAGTCTCTGAAGTTTGTGTGAGGGCGTTTAGAGATATACTGACAAGTGATAGTCAGTTTGTAGATGTTCATGGAGATAGGATGTGGTTTGGTTGTAACACCAATCCAGTTTTTGTGCCACGTCCTCCTTTGTACCACAATGTTGTAGGTCGGTTTCCTCAACCAGGGTTAGGTGCAAACTTGGGTCCTAGAAATTATATGGGTCACGTCCGGAATGTATTGGAAAATCCCGATGCTGATTTAAGTGAAATTTTTGGAGGAATGCAGGTGGTGGATGGTTGCGAGGATGAACCTCATGTTGCACCAGAAGATCGAACAATCTTTTTAACATTCTCCAAAGGCTACTACCTCCCTGAATCCGAAATTCGAGAATTCTTCACAAg GATTTTTGGCGATTTCATTGAAGTCATCTACATGCAAGATGTGTCGAGTGATGAACAACCATTGTACGCTAGAATGATTTGCCGTTCTTCTTCCATCATTCCACACATTGCTCCTCCCGGAATAAAGACAAAGTACTCCATTTATGGGAAGCAAGTCTGGGCCAAAAAGTATATCAAGAGAAGTGGCGAGTCCACTTCTGATGATTAG